CCCCATGCGGGTGATGCTTTCTGAGTATGTGGTGGATACCGGCCAGTCGGAGACGATATGATGAAAACGCTTTTGCCAGAAGGTTGGGTGCGCCCCAAAGGTTATTCAAATGGTATCAAAGCCTCAGGTGATATGGTGTTTGTTGCAGGCGTTGTGGGCTGGGATGAGCATGAAGAATTCCAGTCTGATGATCTTGTTGAGCAGTTTCGGCAGGTGCTTCTGAACACCAAAGCCATCATGGCTGAAGGTGGCGCCGGGCCTGAACACATGGCGCGCATGACTTGGTATATAACCGACAAACAGGAATATCTCACGCGGCTCCGTGAAGTGGGGCAGACATACCGGGATGTGATGGGGAAAAACTATCCCGTTATGGCGTGCGTTGAGGTCTCCGGCCTTATGGAAGACCGAGCAAAGATTGAAATCGAAACCACTTGTGTAATCAGCGCCGATTAATCGGTTTGCTGGGTAAGTAACTGTACCGAGTAGCTTCTGAGAATTACACCGCATGATGCGGTAGGGGAGTTAGCCAATGTCATATACGGGACATACCGATACTTTCACGCAGGATAATCTGCCGCCTAAGGACCAGTGGCCAGATTTGGTGCTGGATGAGGCTAAATTCCAGTATCCGGAAAAACTGAATGCGGCTTATGAGCTAACGGACCGTATGGTGGAAAAAGGTTTCGGAGACCGCATCGCCCTTATCGGGCACGGGCGCATGCGCACCTATAAAGAACTGGCGGACTGGTCGAACCGTATCGCTAATACGCTGGTGGATGATTTTGGCGTGAAACCCGGAAACCGTGTGCTTATTCGTTCGCAGAATAATCCGGCTATGGTGGCGGTGTGGCTTGCGGTTACCAAAGTGGGCGCAGTGGCAGTGAACACCATGCCGATGCTGAGGGCTGGTGAGCTTACGAAGATTGTTGAGAAAGCAGAGATTAAACTGGCGCTCTGCGAAATGCGTATCATTGAAGAAATGAACCTCTGCCACGCAGCATCAGAAATGCTTGAAAGCGTGATCAGCTTTGACGGTATGACAGGGCACGAGGGCCAGTTGGACCGATTAGCGCTCTGCAAGCCTGTAACATTTAATGCTGTAGAAACTGCAAGTGATGATGTAGCGCTTCTGGGCTTTACCTCAGGCACAACAGGCGCACCGAAAGCGACCATGCATTTCCACCGGGACCTGCTGATCATCGCGGACGGGTATGCGGATGAAGTGCTTCAAGTGAAGGAAAGTGATGTATTTATCGGCTCCCCGCCGCTTGCCTTCACCTTTGGGCTTGGCGGTTTGGCGGTTTTCCCGCTCCGGTTTGGGGCATCTGCGGTGCTGCTTGAAGATGCATCTCCACTCAATCTCATCAAATATATCGAGCAGTATCAGGCTACCATCTGCTTTACGGCACCAACAGCATACCGGGTGATGCTTTCTGAGAAAGACAGTGCTTACCAGATGCGCTCATTAAGGGTTGCAGTATCAGCGGGGGAAACCCTGTCTGCGGATGTTTATAACCTGTGGCACAGCCAAATGAAGGTGCCGATCGTAGACGGTATTGGCGCCACAGAACTGCTGCATATCTTTATCTCCAACCGTATGGAGGATGCCAAGCCCGGCTGCACGGGCATGTGCGTCTCTGGTTACAGTGCAAAAATCATGGATGAAAACTTCCTTGAAGTGCCAAATGGCACTGTAGGCAGGCTTGTAGTAAAGGGGCCAACCGGCTGCCGCTATATGGCGGATGATCGCCAGCAGAAATATGTGAAAGACGGCTGGAATATCACAGGGGATGCTTTTACCCGCAGTGATGATGGTTGTTTCACCTATGTGGCGCGGATGGATGATATGATCCAGTCAGGGGGGTATAATATCTCTGGCCCTGAGGTGGAAGAAGCGATCTTAAAGCATGAAGCGGTGGCAGAATGTGCGGTCGTGGGTGCACCGGATGAAGAACGCGGTCAGCTTGTAGAAGCACACATCGTTTTAAAGGGTGGTGTTGAGGCAAAGGATGCTCTTGTCTGCGATATCCAGACCTTCGTGAAAAACACCATCGCACCCTATAAATACCCGCGCTCGGTAAAATTCCGAGACAGTTTGCCGAAAACCCAGTCTGGCAAACTGCAGCGCTTTAAGCTGCGGGAAGAATAAAAAGTCCAGCGCAAAAGCGCTGGCTTATACAACTGTTATTGGGTTAGCCGTTTGATGGCTTCGGTTTTCACAAAATCAACGGCAGGTGCCAGTTTATCTAGGGCTGCGCCTTCAGTGCCGTTGGCGATTTCATCGAAGGTTACTTTAGTCCCGTCTTCTGTTGAGGTGAGGGTGATGGTCCACACCACATTCACAGCCATTTCCTGCAAGGGGCCAAAAGGCGCATTCATGCGGAGCGTGCTGCCGGGTTTTACATAAATCACCGTACCGTGGGAAACTGAGCCGCCATCCCAGTCTTCGCGCCAAAGGCCACCGGCTTGAAGATCCAGCGACAGGTTTTCTGAACGGCCAGAGTAGGTATGATCCGGGTGCCACCAGGTTTCTGGCTTAATAAGCCGTGCCCACAGGTCTTCCGCTGACATGCTGGAGGTTGCTTCTTGTTTCAGTACATAGCGATCTGATTTTGCTTCCACAATTTCAGCTGCCGCCGCCGTACTTAGGCTTGATGCCATAAGCGTGGATAGGATTAATGTTTTTTTCATCGCTGCCTCCCGTTTTATGAGGAGCTTAGCTCAAGTGATGGTGATGATCTATATTTTCCCCTTGTTTTTCTTCCTCTCTTGGCGCGCTATATCATTTGCGGGAGCATTAAAAACGGGGGCAGGTATGCTGAAGAAAATCCTTGGAGCGGTTTTGATCCTATTCGTTGTGGTGTATGCGGGCTTTGCTCTTACCATGCGCAGTTCTGTTGACCCGGCTTCTTTCTCTGACCTTCACGAGAAATACGATGTCCGTATTATTCGGGATGCTTACGGCGTGCCGCATATTTATGGTGACCGGGATATAGATGTGGCCTTTGGTCTTGCGTTCGCCCATGCGGAAGATGATTTTGCCACCATGCAGGATGTGCTTCTTGCTACTCGCGGCAAGCTAGCGACCCTTAAAGGGGTGGAAGCTTCAAAAACCGATTATCTGATCCAGATGATGCGGGTTTGGGACGTTGTAAACGCAGGTTATGATACCCGCTTGAGCGCTGAGGCACGTGCGCACGCGGAAGCTTATGCGGACGGCCTTAATTATTTTGCTTCTGAAAACCGTGGGCTTATATCGCCTTATCTTCTTCCTGTTACAGGTAAGGATGTTGTGGCAGGCTTCACCTTTAAAACCCCACTGTTTTACGGCTTTGATCAGGCAGTGGCTGCGGCGGCAGATGGCAGCTACGGCACTGGGCTTGATAAATCCTCAGCGCTTGAACCAACGGATAAGCCTCAGCCTGATATTGGCAGCCAAGGCATAGCGGTGGCGCCTTCTCGCTCAGCGGACGGGCACACGCGCTTGCTGGTGAATTCCCACCAGCCGCTCACGGGCCCTGTGGCCTGGTATGAAGCACGGGTGAAATCGAACGAAGGCTGGGATATGGCTGGCAGTACCTTCCCCGGTTCGCCTGTTATCCTTCATGGGTACGGCCCTACGCTCGGGTGGTCAAACACGGTGAATAAGCCGGATTTGGTTGATGTTTATAAGCTGGTGATAAACCCTGATAACCCTAATCAATACAAGCTTGATGGTGAGTGGCGTGATTTTGAAATCCGCACTGCTGAGATTGAAATTTTTTTCCTTGGCCCTATCCGCTGGACGTTTGAAGAGCCTATTTATTATTCAGAACATGGCCCCGTATTCAGGAACAAAAAAGGGGCGTTTGCGCTCCGCTGGGCGGGGATGGATGAAGTGCGTACGCTTGATATGAATATCCAGCTTAATAAAGCCCGTACGCAGGCAGATTTTGAAGCCGCCCTCGGTATGGGGGCAATGCCCAGCATCAATTATATTTATGCGGATAAGGACGGCAATATCGCCCATTATTATAACGCTATGATGCCGAAGCGTATTGAAGGTGTGGACTGGCGCGGTTTGCTGCCGGGGGACCGCTCTGATCTTATCTGGCGGGAATATCACCCGTTCAGCAAAACACCGCGCACGGTGAACCCGCCTTCAGGCTTTGTTTTCAACGCGAATAACACACCGTTTGTTGCAAGTGTGGGCGAAGGGCAGGCGCAGCCCGGTGATTTCACGCCGAGCATGGGCATTGAAACTGGTATGACGAACCGAGCGCTGATGATCAGGGACCTGTTTGGTGCGGATGAGAGCATCACGGCTGAGGAATTCAAAACATACAAATATAACAACAGTTACCACAGGGATTCAGTGGCGGCAAAAGTGTTGGCTGAGGTGTTGGCGCTTCAACTCCTCGAAGGCAGTGAAGTAGCTGAGGCTCAGAAAATACTCGCCAAATGGGATCTTTCCACCGGGAAAGAAAACCGCCAGGCAGCTCTTGGTGTGTTAACCGCCACACCGTTTATTCTTGCGGAAATGCGCGGTGAACCAAAACCTGATGTGCGTGAAACCTTTGAAGGTGTGGTGGCTTTCATCAGTAAATTTTACGGTGTTTTGA
This DNA window, taken from Kordiimonas sp. SCSIO 12603, encodes the following:
- a CDS encoding SRPBCC domain-containing protein; translated protein: MKKTLILSTLMASSLSTAAAAEIVEAKSDRYVLKQEATSSMSAEDLWARLIKPETWWHPDHTYSGRSENLSLDLQAGGLWREDWDGGSVSHGTVIYVKPGSTLRMNAPFGPLQEMAVNVVWTITLTSTEDGTKVTFDEIANGTEGAALDKLAPAVDFVKTEAIKRLTQ
- a CDS encoding AMP-binding protein; its protein translation is MSYTGHTDTFTQDNLPPKDQWPDLVLDEAKFQYPEKLNAAYELTDRMVEKGFGDRIALIGHGRMRTYKELADWSNRIANTLVDDFGVKPGNRVLIRSQNNPAMVAVWLAVTKVGAVAVNTMPMLRAGELTKIVEKAEIKLALCEMRIIEEMNLCHAASEMLESVISFDGMTGHEGQLDRLALCKPVTFNAVETASDDVALLGFTSGTTGAPKATMHFHRDLLIIADGYADEVLQVKESDVFIGSPPLAFTFGLGGLAVFPLRFGASAVLLEDASPLNLIKYIEQYQATICFTAPTAYRVMLSEKDSAYQMRSLRVAVSAGETLSADVYNLWHSQMKVPIVDGIGATELLHIFISNRMEDAKPGCTGMCVSGYSAKIMDENFLEVPNGTVGRLVVKGPTGCRYMADDRQQKYVKDGWNITGDAFTRSDDGCFTYVARMDDMIQSGGYNISGPEVEEAILKHEAVAECAVVGAPDEERGQLVEAHIVLKGGVEAKDALVCDIQTFVKNTIAPYKYPRSVKFRDSLPKTQSGKLQRFKLREE
- a CDS encoding penicillin acylase family protein, yielding MLKKILGAVLILFVVVYAGFALTMRSSVDPASFSDLHEKYDVRIIRDAYGVPHIYGDRDIDVAFGLAFAHAEDDFATMQDVLLATRGKLATLKGVEASKTDYLIQMMRVWDVVNAGYDTRLSAEARAHAEAYADGLNYFASENRGLISPYLLPVTGKDVVAGFTFKTPLFYGFDQAVAAAADGSYGTGLDKSSALEPTDKPQPDIGSQGIAVAPSRSADGHTRLLVNSHQPLTGPVAWYEARVKSNEGWDMAGSTFPGSPVILHGYGPTLGWSNTVNKPDLVDVYKLVINPDNPNQYKLDGEWRDFEIRTAEIEIFFLGPIRWTFEEPIYYSEHGPVFRNKKGAFALRWAGMDEVRTLDMNIQLNKARTQADFEAALGMGAMPSINYIYADKDGNIAHYYNAMMPKRIEGVDWRGLLPGDRSDLIWREYHPFSKTPRTVNPPSGFVFNANNTPFVASVGEGQAQPGDFTPSMGIETGMTNRALMIRDLFGADESITAEEFKTYKYNNSYHRDSVAAKVLAEVLALQLLEGSEVAEAQKILAKWDLSTGKENRQAALGVLTATPFILAEMRGEPKPDVRETFEGVVAFISKFYGVLNPEWGEVSKLVRGDFTWPISGAPDVLRAVYSDINADTGKLKATAGDSYIMFVDWAPDGTVNSTSIHNFGSATLDGSSPHYADQAPLFTAEKERKLPMTLEALEAEKTSDRRL
- a CDS encoding RidA family protein, whose product is MKTLLPEGWVRPKGYSNGIKASGDMVFVAGVVGWDEHEEFQSDDLVEQFRQVLLNTKAIMAEGGAGPEHMARMTWYITDKQEYLTRLREVGQTYRDVMGKNYPVMACVEVSGLMEDRAKIEIETTCVISAD